A region of Plantactinospora sp. BC1 DNA encodes the following proteins:
- a CDS encoding discoidin domain-containing protein, producing the protein MDSALSPPRRRPSRARRWRAIAGSAVAIPALLAGYLAISGTSAGAAETLLSQGRPATASSTQSAGYPASAAVDGNPGTRWSSGFADPQWIQVDLGAVTPVSRVVLNWEGAYARAFTIETSTNGSTWTTVHSSTTGSGGNQEIGVTGSGRYVRLHATQRGTAYGVSLWEFQVYGETGTNACGTGNAAQGRPATASSTESAAYPASAAVDGNTGTRWASAAADPQWLRVDLGSTQSICGITLVWEAAYATAYQIQTSTDGSTWTTVHTSTTGTGGTQNLTVTGTGRYVRMYGTARATGWGYSLWELAVRTGSGGPTTPPTTTPPPATTPPPGGSVLLSYQKPAVASSSQNDGTCFECLPARAFDNDPASRWATSTTTGWVDPGWIYVDLGATASITQVVLQWDPAYATAYQIQVSANASSWTPIYSTTGGRGFKETLNVTGTGRYVRMYGTARVGPYGYSLYEFKVYGTGGNPTTPPAMPPDPTFPANNLVWSDEFNGAAGSKPDPAKWTIDPGTGQNNEIQYYTNNNNASMNGTGALVIEARRETAGGRDYTSHRMNTGNRFHVQYGRIEARIQVPKGNGLWPAFWMMGADFLTGRPWPYNGEIDIMEVLGRNTLEGYSTLHAPQYNGGGGYGQKYPAPGGVDFSAGFHVWAAEWDSRGITFKVDGQTVFYASKETVESTRGPWVFDHPFYLILNLAVGGDFPGPVDSSTPFPSRMLVDYVRVYR; encoded by the coding sequence GGCGGGCCATCGCCGGGTCGGCCGTCGCGATCCCGGCGCTGCTCGCCGGCTATCTCGCCATCTCCGGTACGTCGGCCGGTGCGGCCGAGACCCTGCTCTCGCAGGGCAGGCCGGCCACCGCCTCCTCGACCCAGTCCGCCGGCTACCCCGCCTCGGCCGCGGTCGACGGCAACCCCGGCACCCGCTGGTCCAGCGGCTTCGCCGACCCGCAGTGGATACAGGTCGACCTCGGCGCGGTCACCCCGGTCAGCCGGGTCGTGCTGAACTGGGAGGGCGCCTACGCCCGCGCCTTCACCATCGAGACCTCGACCAACGGCTCCACCTGGACGACCGTGCACAGCAGTACCACCGGCAGCGGCGGCAACCAGGAGATCGGCGTCACCGGCAGCGGGCGGTACGTCCGGCTGCACGCCACCCAGCGGGGCACCGCGTACGGGGTGTCGCTCTGGGAGTTCCAGGTGTACGGCGAGACCGGCACCAACGCCTGCGGCACCGGCAACGCCGCCCAGGGCCGGCCGGCGACCGCCTCCTCCACCGAATCCGCCGCCTACCCGGCCTCGGCCGCGGTCGACGGCAACACCGGCACCCGCTGGGCCAGCGCCGCCGCCGACCCGCAGTGGCTCCGGGTCGACCTCGGCAGCACCCAGTCGATCTGCGGGATCACCCTGGTCTGGGAGGCCGCCTACGCCACCGCGTACCAGATCCAGACCTCCACCGACGGCTCGACCTGGACCACCGTGCACACCAGCACCACCGGCACGGGCGGAACACAGAACCTGACCGTCACCGGCACCGGCCGGTACGTCCGGATGTACGGCACCGCCCGGGCGACCGGGTGGGGCTACTCGCTCTGGGAGCTGGCGGTACGGACCGGCAGCGGCGGGCCGACGACGCCGCCGACCACCACCCCGCCGCCGGCCACCACTCCGCCACCCGGCGGCAGCGTGCTGCTGTCGTACCAGAAGCCGGCGGTCGCCTCCAGCAGCCAGAACGACGGCACCTGCTTCGAGTGCCTGCCCGCCCGGGCCTTCGACAACGACCCGGCCAGCCGGTGGGCGACCAGCACCACCACCGGATGGGTCGACCCCGGCTGGATCTACGTCGACCTGGGCGCCACCGCCAGCATCACCCAGGTGGTGTTGCAGTGGGACCCGGCCTACGCCACCGCCTACCAGATCCAGGTCTCCGCGAACGCGAGCAGCTGGACCCCGATCTACTCCACCACCGGTGGCCGGGGCTTCAAGGAGACGCTGAACGTCACCGGCACCGGCCGGTACGTGCGGATGTACGGCACCGCCCGGGTTGGCCCGTACGGCTACTCGCTCTACGAGTTCAAGGTCTACGGCACCGGGGGCAACCCGACGACCCCACCGGCGATGCCGCCCGACCCGACGTTCCCGGCCAACAACCTCGTCTGGAGCGACGAGTTCAACGGCGCGGCCGGCAGCAAGCCCGACCCGGCAAAGTGGACGATCGACCCGGGCACCGGGCAGAACAACGAGATCCAGTACTACACGAACAACAACAACGCCTCGATGAACGGCACCGGCGCCCTGGTGATCGAGGCACGTCGGGAGACGGCCGGCGGGCGCGACTACACCTCGCACCGGATGAACACCGGCAACAGGTTCCACGTCCAGTACGGCCGGATCGAGGCCCGGATCCAGGTCCCGAAGGGCAACGGCCTCTGGCCCGCCTTCTGGATGATGGGCGCCGACTTCCTCACCGGGCGGCCGTGGCCGTACAACGGGGAGATCGACATCATGGAGGTGCTCGGCCGGAACACCCTGGAGGGATACTCGACGCTGCACGCACCGCAGTACAACGGCGGTGGCGGCTACGGGCAGAAGTATCCGGCGCCGGGCGGGGTCGACTTCTCCGCCGGCTTCCACGTCTGGGCCGCGGAGTGGGACAGCCGGGGCATCACGTTCAAGGTGGACGGCCAGACGGTCTTCTACGCCAGCAAGGAGACGGTGGAGTCGACCCGTGGCCCGTGGGTCTTCGACCACCCCTTCTATCTGATCCTCAACCTCGCCGTCGGCGGTGACTTCCCCGGACCGGTCGATTCGAGTACGCCGTTCCCGTCCCGGATGCTCGTCGACTACGTACGCGTCTACCGCTGA